TCATATTTGCCCTCCCTCCCCATTGAACTTTCACCCACTGATTCACTCTCCCACTGACTCTCACCATGAAcaaccacccccccgcccccatcacgACCCATCACCCAATGATGACAGCTCACTGCATCATTCTCCCCCTACTGACCGTCTGCCATCTTGCCCCAGCCTAGGATGTGGCAGCTCGTGTGGTTGGCTGAGCAGTCTCTTTCCAGGGCCAGAGGCTGGATGTGTTCAGAGAACCTGGCCGGCTGTGACAGACGCAGCAGCATGATGTCCTGGTCGTGGGTGGCGGCGTTGTAGCCCGGGTGGACCACGGTCCGGATGACAGGGCTCTCCTCCTGGAAAAGCTCCCTTTGCTGAAGGTTGTGCTTTCCCAGGTAGACCTGCAGATTCCTGGGAAAGGAAAGGCTGGGGTCTCACCTggagccctttggactgcagctgAGACTCCAGAGGGGGCTACGGTGGgagatggggtagcctggtgcaCCACGAACCATCTGGCCTGCTGCTTGCCTCACAGTCTTCCCAGCTCAGCAAATGACAAATCCATCCTTTCAGAATAACCCTGGAGGCTATTTGCGACCCTTTATGTGTTGCTTCATATCCAAGCTGTCCAGAAATCTTTTTGTCTCACCAAAGCATATCCAGAAACTGACCACTTCTCTCCTCCCCCACTGCTTGGTCTGAGCCACCGTAATCTCTTACCTGGACTGCAGCCTCACTGGACTCCTGGTTTCTACCTTTGGTCCTCTCTAGTCTCTCTTCCACAAAGCAGCCAGGGCTATTTTAACAATACAAGCCAGCCGTGTACTTCCTGTGCTCAGCACCCTCCCATGACTCCCATCTTGTTCAGAATAAAGGCCAAAATGCCCACTGTGGTCCATAAAGTTCTGCACAATCCGTCCCCATTATCtgtcagctgtgtcccactctcgTTCTctttctgctccagccacacaggcttcccagcctTTCCTTGGACACAATAGTCATCCTCCCccccccaggacctttgcactggtTGTTCCACCTGCCAGCAACTCTTTCTCCCAGATACCTGCATGCCTCactccctcacctccttcaaatgtcaccttctcagtgcAGCCTTCCCTGGAGACTCAATCACAGGGCAAatattcagacttccctggtggtccggtggttaagaattcatctgccagtgcaggggacacgggttcgatccctggtctgggaagatcctacatgctgcggaGCGaccaagcccatgcaccacaattactgagcccacagcCACAACTAACATCTGAAGCCCTCACGcgctacagcctgtgctctgcaacaagagaaatgaTAGCAGTGAGAAGCCTTCCCACCGCAGCTGGAAAGTAGCTCTCACTTGTGCAGCAATGAGGACTcagtatggccaaaaataaaaaacatatatattatgtttttaaaagatgagattTTTGTTTTAGTCAGATATATCCTCTTTAGCACCTAGACCAGTGTCTGGCCTATGACAGACATTGAAAAAAGTATTTGTGAAATGGATCAAAGCGTTGCTCCCTTGCTCAGAAACTTTCTGTAGTTCCCTATTACCCTCGGAATAAAGCTCACGTGCCTAATCCTGCTattctctgaccctcagtgaaCCGGTCATTTTCCTTAGAGCTCTCTTCAGAGTGTTGCCACCTCGGGTCTTTGGGCCTTCATTTCTTCCGCCCGGGATGCCCAGCCTGCTTCCTCATTTGGTCCCCCTTTCTCGTTCATTTTCTGTGCCTCCGCTTAAATTTTATCTCATCAGAAAGTCCTTCCTGATACCCTCTTCAGTCTAAAGCAGgtacttctgttcttttctctcatGGAGCCACCCCTGTTTTCCCCTTTCATTGGGCTTAGAGTAATTTGTGATTATATATTTCTCCAAGGATTCGACAACTGTCTTCCGGTGCCTTTCTACTCCAGCGTCCCGAAGGGCAGAGACTCTGGGTAGCTCGCTCCATCTTTGCTGGGTCCTCATGGCCCAGCTCAAATCTCGCATTTGTGGCTGCCCTTGGTCAACGtgcactgaatgaatgaatgaggatgGTGAGAGTGAAGGTAGGTTTCCCTGTGTTTGGGGGAGACCACCCTGGAGGTCCTTGAGTCCTGCAAGGGGGGGAGACAGGTGTCCCCGTGATGCCACTGGGGCACGACACCTCTTGGTTTATCACTTgttacttctctgagcttcagcttctacatctgcaaaatgggtctGAAAAGTCTGTtactgggcttccttgatggcctagatggtaaagtgtctgcctgcaatgtgggagacccgggtttgatccctgggtcgggaagatcccctggagaaggaaatggcaacccacttcagtattcttgcctggaaaattccgtggacggaaaagcctggtaggctacagtccactgggttgcaaagagtcggacacgactgagcgacttcaatttctttctttcactgtgcGGGATTCCGTGTGCCTAACTAGACGCATGGTCCATAGTTAGCACTGAAAAAAATGGAGGCTGTTGTTCCTCTAACTACTGATTATTAGCGTCCTGAGGATTGGTCCTGGGcctgtggttgtttagttgctaagttgtgtctgactcttacgactCTACggactgtgtagcccgccaggctcctccgtcaacgggattctccaggaatgcATGCTGGAACGGGTtacgtttccttctccaggggatgtttctgagccagggattgaacctgtgtctcttgcgtctcttgcactggcaggcgggttctttaccactagtgccacctgggcagccctttCCAGGATGCTCCTAAAACTGTAAACCGGAACTTGCTGCTTCCCTGATGAAAACCCTAGGCGGCTTCCCCCTGCACTTGGAGTTAAATCCACCCCTCCCTACAGGGCCCGGTAAGGTCCTCCTTCCCCATTTAGAAGGTCGGTTTATTAAAGCAGGAGTTTTGCTTGTTTTCCTCACCGctctgtcccccccacccccccgccgcccccaggGCCCCAGACACTGCCTGGCGCGGATATTGTACTCAATTAAATACTGGCCAgttgagctgccgtctatggggtcgcacagggtcggacacaactgaagcaacttagcagcagcagcagcagtagttgaGCCTGGTTATCAGACAGCGTCATGACATGGGAGTCACGCAATTCTGCAAGAACCCCGCGGGGCCTAGCGGCAGCGAGGACACTCACGGTTTTTTGCAGTGGGCAGCGGTGAGGACCCACAGCGGGTGAATGAGGACGCCTCCGCAGAGCAAGTGGCCCGACGTGTAGAGGGCAGCTTGGTAGGGGTGAGACGTCTGCTCACAGGGTCCACCGTGGAGCACCTTGTTCTGCTCCTCTGCTTGGGCTGAGGGAGGGTCTGAGTGAGAGGGGAGGTCTGGAGGTGTCGGCAACAGCCCCCCAAGCTGAACCCCATTGCTGCCTTGATCATCAACTTCATCTCCATCCCCACCGCCAGAGCCAAACCCATCCCTAAACTTTCCTGTCTTTAAACCtgtgcgtgcctgctaagtcgcttcagttgtgtctgactctgcaaccccatggactatagcgcaccaggctcctctgtccttgggattctccaggcgagaatactggagtgggttgccccaccctcttccagggggtcttcctgacccagggaccaaagctgtgtctcttatgtctcctgcattggcaggcaagttctctaccactagcggccacctgggaagctcatcttTAAACCCACCTCCGACCAATTTCCCCATGTCCCAAACCAACCTCAACCTCTTCCCCATCTTGAAGCCCACTTCCTACCCCTTCCCCACCTGCATCCCTCATCCCTAACTTAAACTCCCCAATGTCTTCCTCATTCTAAGCCCCCTCCCCGGCATACCCGTATGTGTCCCCATCCCCAATTCCAATCGTTTCCCCCATCAACcatcccccagcccccgcccaaACTGACTCCCTCACACCACCGCCCTTTTGCCCACCTGCAGCGACCAGAACCAGCGCTACGACCAGCATCTTCACGGCCATTCCTGAGAAGGGAAGCCGAATGCTGCATTAGTCCCAGCCTCAGAGTTcgcccaggctcctccctccccatcctccccatcctccccatcctccccatcctccccaccctcccccgctGGCCGTGCTCTTCTGCCCCTTGGCTTCCGTCCTTCCCATTTAGCCTCCCTGTTTCTTATCTTCCCAACCCTCGCCTTCCCTCTGAGGGTCCCACGAAGGCGGGTGCCAGGGGGCCCCAGGACCTGCCCTTCACTCTGCCCTTCTCCTTATGTTTCTACACTCGTTCTGTTTCTCCTCTTGGCTCTAGTTCGCCTGTTCAGTAAACAGGACGGAGGGCCCCTGACGCTCTTCCCTTGCCCTGGGgtttctccctctccccttggCTCTGAGCTTACCTGTCACTCGCCTCCACACCAGGGGCTTCTGCTGGGGCCGGCTGCGGGGGGCCGGGGTTGGGATGGGCCGGTTCTTGGGTTGGGGTCAGGGACAGGAGGTGTCCCAAATGGATGAATGGACAGGGAGACGGAAAGAGTCAGAAGTGCAGGGAGCTGGGCAGAGAGAAGGCACGCTGAAAGCAGAGGCAGGCAGACATAGAGGGCTGAAAGCAGAAAATGTGGGTGCCCAGGGCCTGGCGGACAGACACCCCAGCACCCTGGCCTGCCTGGAAGAGGCCCGTCCTGTCCTCAGATGCTCCCATGCTTCCTTTTAACCCCTCCCGCCCCGGGCCCCTGGAGCAGGAGGCGGCCCCGCCCTTTCCTCCTTCCCGGGGCCTCCCACACacattcctcccacccccacagaGCTGCTCCTGCTAACCCTTGATCCCGGGTTCAAGGGAGGGGGGTGCAGGTGCCTGAGTGCACCAGGGGGGCGATTCCCCGACTCCTGGGTGGAGGAAGGAGGGCCTGGGGGCTGAGAATTCTGGACCTCCAAGGAGAAAGGGGCTGGAAGTCTGCACACCTGGATCTAAAGGCAGGAAGGGCAGGAGCTTGTCCTCAGTTCCTAGACTTCTAGGTCCTCTAGCACGACAGGGTAGGAGGACCCCAGAAGGCCTGCATCCCCGGCAAGCACGCAGTACCCCCTGCCTCCAGAACTCCCACCGCTCCTGTGAGCGCTCTGGGGCTTGCGGGCCGTCAGTGCCCCAGGGCTCGGGCCACCAGGCGGCAAGGGTTCAGTGGGGTTGGGGTGATTCACCCACCTGCCCTTAAGTCGCCTCTGTGGGTGTTCAAGAGCCTCCGTGTCCCCGCAAGACAGAGCAAGCCGACCAGCAAGAGAGCATGTGTCACCAAGCCGGTCCCCACcctggccccaggctggggtGCAGAGCCAGGCGCTGTGCGGGAAGGGCCTTCGAACAATCGGGCTTTGTCCACCCCCAGCACCCTGTGCCATGCTCCTAGCACCTCCATTTCTCAAGCTTTCTTCCGGGCAGGCGGACAGACAGCTTCATCAATAACTTCCCTTTGTCCCTCTCCGACTGTGCTTTGATTGTCCGTCCACCTCTGGCCGGATACCAGGGCTCTTGACCCTCCTGGTCCCCCTCTTCCATGCCTCTGTCTGTGCATCTCTCTCCCTGGCGGTGGTGGCGGTGCctccatctctttttctctgtctgctTGTGTCTCAGCATCCTTTGCTCTTTATCTTTTTCTCGGTATCGCTGTCTTCCCCCTCGATTTTCTGTGTTTCCACTGACATGCTAAATCTCTCTTCTTACCTCTCCTAGCTTCCCCCCTGCGTTGCCAGGAGAAGCGTGTGTATGCACAGAGGGGTGTTAACTCCTGGAGAAGCGGCAACCTGGAGGTGGGAGCCCCAGGGGAGCTAGTGGGACCCAGGGGGACTTCAAGACTTGATTCACATGTCTGTGGAAATAAGCATGGGCCATGGAAATAGGCAGGGACGCAGGAACATTGGGGAGCCACGTGGGAACGTGATAAGTAATAGGGATTCAGGAAGCCATGGAGGCGTCCAGGGAAGATTTGAGGAGGtgtctttgaacttgaacttgggaTCAGGAAGAGAATGGGGGTAGTTCAAGGATCTGGCCCAGGTGGGAAAGCAACTGACTGGTGATGAGCTGGAGCCCTGAGGGTGTGTGTGGCCACGTGGCGGGGAAATGGGTGTGGTGATCAGATGGGAAGGGTGGGATGGAAAATGGAAGCTTTGGGGAAAGTCATTGGGTAGTAAGTCCAACTGATATGAATAATGTCTACCTCAGAAACCAGCGTGAGCCTGGCAGTACAGGTTAACATTTAATTCTTGCATTAAATCAAATTGTCACCACCTTTGCTCGGGCCCCGTCACCTCTGGGATGAAAACCGATTTGGCATTTGATATGctctctcttgcctggagaatccccagggacggaggagcctggagagctatggtccatagggtcgcaaagagtcggacaaggtgGAAAGCAGCGGAGCAAGCAGGCATGCTCTCCAGGGaagctcctcccacccccacccgcagcctcccccagcctcacCCAGCCCTTCTCACTCACCTCCCCACTGAACTCAGCATCTTCTTCTGAGGACCCCCCATCCTCCCAAATATCAGGCTGGACCATTCACAGCCACTGATCCCCAAGCACTGTCCCCCCGCCTCCTCTCTCTGTGTGATCCCCTCTCTCCATCCCCATGTCCCTGGTCCCAGGTCAAACCTGCTCCTCTCCCATCTGGACCATTATCGcaaattctttcctttctctgtatCCTTCATGTGACCTCAGAGGCATCTCCCTGTGTCCAGAGCTGACCTTGCCTCTGTCCTGCTCGCACCCCTGGCGTGGGTCCCTCAGCATCACCAGGACAAAAGTCCCAGTCCTTCAGCATTCAGGGCAGCTTTGGCCAATAGGAATATAATGCCAGGGACACGTGCACTCTTAAATATTCTAGCAGCcaccacaattttttttaagtaaaatattcattttaatatctCATTTAGCTCAGTGCATCCAAAACAATATCATTTCAACGTGACATCAAAATACGATTTTAAGGAGGcagtttgctttcttattttttgcGTAGTAAGTGTTTGAATCCCACGTGTCTTTTAcacatatgtgcatgctaagttgcttcagtcatgtctgactctttgcgaccccatggaccgtagcccgccaggcttctctgtctacgggattctccaggcaagaaccctggaatgggttgctgtgtcctcctccaggggatcttcctgactcagggatcaaacctgggtctcctgtattggcaggtggattctttaccctttgagccaccagggatgcccccttTACGCTTACAGCACCCCTCAATTGGAACTTGCCACATTTCACGAGTCTGGAGACACCGAGGTGAGTGGCTGCCTTATGGCCTGGAGCAGCTCCGCTCCACTTGTCTGCTAGGGCTGCAGCCATGGAGACTAGCAGTGTTCCTGAACCATTCATTACATGTCTTCCAGCCTCTAAGCCTTTGCTTATGCTAGTCCCTTCTCCCACAATGCTCTTCCCACCTCCTCCTGGCAACAACTTGCCATTGCTTCATCATCACCTCCTTCAGGAAGGCGTCCCTGAACACCACCCAACTTCCAGCCCCTTGCAGGTGGGTTAGTCACTCTCATCGGAGTTCCTAGAGCAGGTGGCTCCTTCCTATCACCATCTGGGTCCATCTCCCACACTTGGACCacgagctccttgagggcagaccCTAGGGCTGACTCATCCCTGTGTCCCAAGTACCAGCACAGGACTTGGCCCAGAGGAAGCCTTAGGAAATGTTGACCAAGTGATTAAATGATTTCATTACACCCACTCctgttttacagaaaagaaaactgaggctcagagaagggaattTAGTTGCTCAACCTCGAACACCCAGAAAATGATGGAGCCCGAACTGCAACTCAACTTCCAACATGGCCGTGGACACGGCCCATCTCTTGGGTGCCACCTCTGGATCCCCCTTACTGCTCCATGGGATGGGCGGATTTTTGAGGAGCTGCAGAGAGCCCCTTAGGAAAGGAGGGAGGTGGTCCACAGTGGGGAGTGGAAGAAGCTCTAACAGAGAGTGAAGTGCCCACCTCTAGGCATTTGCCAGTGGCCCTCATGGTTCTGCCATCCCCACACGCCATGCATGCTCATCCTCTGCAAAAGTCTTCAATGAAGAAaatgtttgggacttccctggtggcccagcggttaagatgccaccttccagtgcagggggttagggctcagttcctggtcagggagctgagatccctcatgccttggggccaaaaaaccaaaaacataaagcagaagtaatattgtgacaaattcaagagaagattttaaaaatagtccacgtTACAAAAAAACacttgaagaaaagaaagtgttttATTAGAAAACTTTATGAAAGTAGAAGCAAGAAGAAGAGCCAGAAGTCACAAACTGTAAAAATCAACCCTCACTGCAGGCTgactctgtgccagacactgttcatGCACCTTCTGAATATTAAATTTATGCTTTGTAACAGCCATGGGAAACAGATGCTCTTTCCCTCATTTCTGGGGtgaacaggggacttccctggtggttaagactttgccctcCCAatgtgggttcaactcctggtcagagagctaaggtCCCACACACTggggggtgtggccaaaaatttaaagaaaaattaaaaaaaaaaaaaaggatgaaagaatTTGAGAAGGAGGGGccgtatgtatacctgtggctgatccatgtttatgcatggcagaagccaacacagtactgtaaagcaatcaccattcaactaaaaataaattaatttttttaaaaaagcacaataccagaaaaaaaaaaaaaaacagaaacaacagcTACTTCTGTAAACCCTTCGTGGAAACACCAAATCTTATAATAAATTCTTCTGAACGTCCCTTTCCTGAGATACCATGACTCCCATTGTGTGCAGTTTCTTCCGTTCCAAGAAGCAATAAAGTTGATTTAttctacttcaaaaaaaaaaaaaaggatgaaagaacAAAGGTGGGGGAGTGATGCACTCAAAGGCAAATAGCTCACAACTGCCACAATGGGATTGGCATCGAAAAGCCATTTCTAGAGTCAGTGTCTTTAATGAATACAGTGTACTGTCTGCCCAGAGAAAAaagaagttgtttttttaaaaaaaattcaacaagaGAGACCTCTCAAGTCATTGCAAAATAACCCACCTTCAGATTTGCATAAAGATCCGCCTAGAGGCACAGTCAACTATCCCCAGGCTGACCTAGTGAAACTGCgatgttttgttcttttaaaaatgtttagattGAATATGGATTTACAGAGAGGGGATGTTGATGGGGCTTCACAAAGGTAGTGGCCAAATACTCTGCGTGGCAGGGGTGATCTTTGCTTCCTGCAGTCgaagtgcagattcttaaccactggcccaccaaggaAAGTCCCTCAAAGCCTTTTGACATTCCTTAAACTTGACACTTAAatgtgccagtaaatttggaatgtgagcaaatttggaaaactcagcagtggccacaggacgggcaaaggtcatttttcattctagtcccaaagaaaggcaaggccaatgaatgctcaaactaccacacaattgcactcatctcacatgctagtaaagtaatgctcaaaattctccaagccaggcttcaaccatacgtaaactgtgaaattccagatgttcaagctggttttagaaaaggcagaggaactagagctcaaattgccaacatctgctggatcatcgaaaaagcaagagagttccagaagagcatctatttctgccttattgactatgccaaagcctttgactgtgtggatcacaataaactgtggaaaattctgacagagatgggaataccaaaccacctgactgcctcttgagaaatctgtatgcaggtcaggaagcaacagttagaattggacatggaacaacagactggttccaaataaaaggagtacgtcaaggctgtatattgtcaccctgcttgtttaatttatatgcagagtacatcatgagaaatgctgggctggatgaagcacaagctggaatcaagattgccggaagaaatatcaataacctcagatatgcagatgacaccgcccttatggcagaaagtgaagaactaaagagcctcttgatgaaagaggagagtgaaaaagttggcttaaagctcaacattcagaaaactaagatcatggcatctggtctcatcacgtcatggcaaatagatgggaaacaatggaaacagtggctgacttaatttt
Above is a genomic segment from Ovis canadensis isolate MfBH-ARS-UI-01 breed Bighorn chromosome 14, ARS-UI_OviCan_v2, whole genome shotgun sequence containing:
- the KLK6 gene encoding kallikrein-6 isoform X1, yielding MAVKMLVVALVLVAADPPSAQAEEQNKVLHGGPCEQTSHPYQAALYTSGHLLCGGVLIHPLWVLTAAHCKKPNLQVYLGKHNLQQRELFQEESPVIRTVVHPGYNAATHDQDIMLLRLSQPARFSEHIQPLALERDCSANHTSCHILGWGKMADGEYPNTIQCAYIHLVSREECEHAYPGQITQNMVCAGDEKHGKDSCQGDSGGPLVCGDRLRGLVSWGNVPCGSKEKPGVYTDVCRYGHWIQRVIQAN
- the KLK6 gene encoding kallikrein-6 isoform X2; the encoded protein is MAVKMLVVALVLVAAAQAEEQNKVLHGGPCEQTSHPYQAALYTSGHLLCGGVLIHPLWVLTAAHCKKPNLQVYLGKHNLQQRELFQEESPVIRTVVHPGYNAATHDQDIMLLRLSQPARFSEHIQPLALERDCSANHTSCHILGWGKMADGEYPNTIQCAYIHLVSREECEHAYPGQITQNMVCAGDEKHGKDSCQGDSGGPLVCGDRLRGLVSWGNVPCGSKEKPGVYTDVCRYGHWIQRVIQAN